CCCAAagtctgtgatcattattttagAATCCATGCCTGGGTGATAGTACAGCAAGTTCTCTGGCTTTAAGTCCCTGTGAGTTATGCCTAATGTATGTAAGTATTTAACCCCATCCAATACCATCTGTAGCACCCGGGTGGCATCTCTTTCTGTGAAGGAGCCCTTTGCAATGATACGATCAAACAATTCTCCTCCAGTGGCTAATTCCATCACCATGTAGACACGCTCTTGAGTCTCAAATACTTCAATAAGTTGGATGATGTTGGTGTGCCGCACACGGCGCAGCACACACAGCTCCGACTCGCACACTTCTCTCCCCTCACGGTACTTGGTCTCTATCAACTTGATTGCATATGGCTGCTTGGTGGCCTTGTGCTCCACTCGAACCACTCTGCTAAAGCTGCCTCGGCCAATCAGGGCTTTGATGTCATATTTAGCTGTCACTCTGGGATCAAATTTCGCACGATATTTTGCCACTCTGTTCTTGCGAGGCTCTGGCTGTTCCACAAGTGGGTTGGTGTGACAGGGAGGAGAAGGGATGGCAGATTTGATGGCATCGCCATCCCCTTTGATGAAGTGCTTATATATATCATTTTTATAACCAGTGTAAGGCTCCACCTTTTTAACAAGATCCAAATGAACATCCTTGGGAGGCTCAGGGAGTACTTTGCTAGTACCACAGCCCATCACTGAATGGTACTAATCGCCCATCAAGGTGTTCTCCCAGAGCAACACCACAGCAACCATGTCTGGAACAACTCCAACCTTTGCAACATCCCAAGAAgctagagggagaaagagagtaTAATCAGTTTTATACTTATTCAAATAAATGCCCCTTTTTTGAGTATATGATTAATTAAGACTTTATATGATATTACAGCTGGCATTGTGTCagtgacatatgcaggcatatgTCCAATTTATGCCTGGATATGTCTTTCTCCTTCATGAGAAAATTTTACACCTTGAGCATTCCTGTTTTTACTTGGCTGCCACCTGTTGCCGTATCTAAACTGTGCTCCTCTTTGAAATGCCTTTTAATCTTTTCCATTATGTAAAAAGATTTCATGCACAAACCCTTCTTAGGCTGCAATCTGTCCAAAGAAAGTGCTTTCAATACTATTTCAGAACAGCTCAGATATGCTACCTTCCAACCTATATAAATCTCAaggtgagagagaaggaaagcagcagcatgGCTAGTTGTTTTCTTAAAATACGTCAGTGTGTAAGATGTTTCTTGGTGTTGGTTTTAAAGGCAGATACGTGCAAGAGATTGGAAGCAGGAGATTATGCCCCTTCTTTGTAACATCAGACAATGAGAGAAGGTGCATCTGC
This genomic stretch from Sceloporus undulatus isolate JIND9_A2432 ecotype Alabama chromosome 8, SceUnd_v1.1, whole genome shotgun sequence harbors:
- the PSKH1 gene encoding serine/threonine-protein kinase H1: MGCGTSKVLPEPPKDVHLDLVKKVEPYTGYKNDIYKHFIKGDGDAIKSAIPSPPCHTNPLVEQPEPRKNRVAKYRAKFDPRVTAKYDIKALIGRGSFSRVVRVEHKATKQPYAIKLIETKYREGREVCESELCVLRRVRHTNIIQLIEVFETQERVYMVMELATGGELFDRIIAKGSFTERDATRVLQMVLDGVKYLHTLGITHRDLKPENLLYYHPGMDSKIMITDFGLASARKKGDDCLMKTTCGTPEYIAPEILVRKPYTNSVDMWALGVISYILLSGTMPFEDDNRTRLYRQILKGKYSYSGEPWPSVSNLAKDFIDRLLTVDPNDRMTALQALKHPWVVTMAASSSMKNLHRSISQNLLKRASSRCQSTKSAQSTRSSRSTKSNKSRRVRERELRELNLRYQQQYNG